AAGAATGGTGGTGAGGAATGAATGTGAGGTGTGGATTTTGTTACAGGTTTTTTGGTTAAAGATTGTAGATGAAGATAGATGAAGAGAAGTGAAGAAGGAATGCAAATGGCAGCGAAGGTATGGAGAATTCAGAGAGTGAGAGTCTAGAACAATGATCGAAGATGGAAGATCAGTTATATAGGGGTTTCTCAAGGTTAGTTATTCTGAATTTTCTATTATACAGGTTGTAGAAGTTAGTTAGGTTTTTGTAACTGAATTTGGTTGATTCTGTTATGTTGGTTAGGAAGATATGGAAGTAGTTATGTTGGTTAGAGTTCACAAATGGGAAGGGTTTGAAATTTTGTTATCGTTAGTTAGTTTGTTAGTTTGAATTGAAACTGAGTTAGTTATTTGTGGGAAGTTAGTTACAAACTGAAAAATGAATTGGTTAGAGATTGTTAGTAGGTTTAAAGGGTTTGTTATTCTGTTAAAAAACAGTTAGTGAAGTTATTTGGCTATGACAGTTAGATGGGATTGAAATGGTTGTTAGTTAGAGGGATTCTGCTTTGGTTAGTTAAGTGGTCAGGGAGGTTTGAAAGTAAGTTACATGCTGCTAGTTAACTGTTACGGTTCTGGTTTTGATAGGTCTTGGGTTTTGAAACTTGAAAGTTAGTTAAATGAAAACTGTGTTAGGTTCTGTTATTGATGTTTGAGTTTCTCTTTGGTTTTGGATGATGATGTGAATTGTTTTAATGAAGTCAGTAGGTTAATATGTGTATGGTATATGATACGGGgctgtttttttttgtgtatgCCTGAATCATTTGAATAGTGATGGTTGTATGTATTGAATGTATGCTGCAGGGATGTTATGAATAAacttattttgattttgattttgttgtggATGAACTGTGAATGTATGCAGGTTTTATGGTGAAGTGCAGCGGCTAGTTTGCGTGGCAGCTTGTTGCATTTACATGGGCTGAGTTTGAATGGTGCAGGGACTGTTTCCACGAAGCTGTCAGCTTGATGATTTTATGCAACAGAATTGCGGTTTATCGTTTTTGGCAGAGGACCGGTTTCTTATGGTTCAGTTGCAAGGTTAAATGTTAGAATCGGTTCCCAAAATTGCTAGAAACCAGGGTATTAGCTTGATATATGATGAAGATTGGTGTGTATCATCTTGGAGGATTGAAGAAATGAAGAGGAATAGGTTTAGGATGTCCAATTGAGTAGATGGGTCCAAAAGGTCAATAGTCAACAATTCTAGAATGTATTTTTTTCAATGTAATTTACTCCTTTTTTTCTTGTATAATGAACTTGATCAATGTAAAGAAAGTGTTGACATATAAACTTTGatttctcttgtactttgacatttCTAGATAatggagcaaatgtttcttcttcCATTTCCTGTGTTTCTTCTTCCATTTCCTGAAATTTGATTCTCATTTCCCAGACTTTACACTTTAATATTTCGAACGACATCAAACCCATGATTTGCAACAGAAATGAGATCCTTTAATCGACGACTTGTAACACAATCCActtagatgaattaggtcaatagCCTGTGATGGAAACGCTTTAAATGGACCAATGTTTGTAGTATAACTAATTCATCCAAATGAATTAATGCTCCCAACCGATAACCTCTTGTAATTAGAAACCTTCTGATCAAGTGTTTTTCAAGGACTGAACCAATCATTATCTTCTGATCAAACATCAAGCATCCTTTTGAGAAAATGAATAAGCTTGTGCCAGGCCTATATGAGACCCCAGTTTGCTCCATGATCCTAgatcccatgcttttagatgttttatttaatgaatggatGCAAGGCCATGCAAATGCCCTAATGaaggtatgcatatgaaatgggaagtataagccagttagaaataacaGGTAggaaaaatttggggtatgacattcccTAACCAACCTAACTTACACGCAACCATCCATTCGTTGTACCACATCACCCACTCAATACACTCAATACACTCAACACACCCAATATACATTTGAATACCAAACCCCTGAAGACCAATTTCAATTTTACCAAAATTATTCAAGCGACCATTGCTACCGACCACCCATGCAACACAGACTCCCACCACCATCGCGACCAAACTTTGAGAACATGGATAACCGACTTTTCAAAAGTGGAGATTCTTCTATGATGCATACCGACCTCTTGAATTTTGTAACTTCATCCTTCATGAATATTGTAATGGACGAGACTCTTTATTTGTTAATTAAGGTTGATATTGTTGTTTGGATTTGGACAGATGGATCAAGGTCAACATAGCATGGAACGAGTCCTAGAGCAAGGGCAATGTAACTGTAAGTCTAttaaattttgtatgattttcaaACTGATTTCAAACTGTTTAATGTgtgattttcaaaatgttttatgTGTGATGGTAATAAGTAATTTACAAATCGATTTCAAACTGTTTTATGTGTGATTGGTAGTGTACGGAACCGTTATATGGGGTTGTTTGTTATTTGTTAGTAATGCGATTGGTAGTTATTAAAGTGTTTCATGTGTGATGGTAGTGTGTGATTTGAGACTATTTTTTATGTATgcaaactattttttaaattgattccAAATTGTTTTATGTGTGATTGGAAGTGTAGGGAACCGTTTTATGGGGATGTTTGTTAGTTGTTGATTATGCGATTGGTAGTTATTGATTATGGCTCCTTCATTATTTCAGTGAGGGTTCAACCTAATCAAAATCCCCCAATTAATGAAGTTGGTTTAACAACCACAATTGCAACTGCTGGGCCTGAATTAGTGAATTCGCAACCTACAAAGAAGAGGAAATCTAGTGCAAGTGGTTCTAGGAAATCTTCTGCTTTTTGGGAACACTTTATTAGATTACCTGATGACTTAGTCGATTCACCCACTGCAGCTTGTAAACATTGCCACAAAAAATACTTCTGTGATCCAAGGACTCACGGCACAACCAACATGAATCATCATATTTTAAAATGTCCAAAGATGCCCCTTGTTGTGTCAACCGATCCCACCCAAACCATTCTTACATACCCAACCGTAGACGGTAACTTGGTTAATGTTAGCTCTAGATTTGACAAACAAGCTTGTAGAAGTGCTTCGTCAATTTATGTGGTTCTAGATAAGAAACCATGTAGTGCAATTGAGGGTGAGGGGTTTAAATTTTATTCTAAAGTAATGCAGCCCCAATTTACCATCCCATCTAGGCGTACTGCAGCTAGGGACTGTTTTCAGCTACACTTagatgaaaaagaaaagttgAAGGCCTTTTTTAAGTCCGACTGCAATAGGGTAGCACTTTCTACCGATTGCTGGACTTCTTTACAAAATCTCAACTACTTAACCCTTACGGCACACTTTATGGATAACGAATGGAAGTATCAAAAAAGAATTATAAGCTTTACTGTAATTCCAAACCACAAGGGTGAGAGACTGTAGGTAGAAAGATTGAAGAAGTTTTAAGGGATTGGGGAATTAGAAATGTGTCAACTATAACTGTTGATAATGCTACTGCAAATGATGTGGCTGTGACATATCTGAAGAAAAAAATAGCAAATATGAATGGGTTGATAGGGGATGGAGAATATTTTCATATGAGGTGTTCTGCTCATATTTTGAACTTCGTGGTAAATGAGGGTTTGAAAGAGAAACATTTCTCTATAACTAGTCTTAGGGATGTTGTTAGATTTATCAAGTTATCATCTCATAGAGCAACCAAGTTTAAAGAATGCATTGAATTTGCTGGAATAACTTGTAAAAAATTAGTATGTCTCAATGTTTCGACTCGTTGGAATGCGACATATTTAATGCTAGAGGTTGCGGAGAAGTTTGAACTCACGTTTGAAAAACTTGAGGATGAAGAGTCTAGCTATAGGGAGTTCTTTGGAAAAGGTAACCCACCTAGTAGTGATGATTGGGACATTGTTAGGGCTTTTTCCGGTTTTCTAGTTATTCTAAGATGCAACTAAGATTTTTTTCACCTCTCAAAATGTGAGTTTGCATACTTGTTTTCACCTCTCAAAATGTGAGTTTGCATACTTGTTTTCACCAAGTATCATCCATTTATTGTGAATTGCAGCAAGCTAATATGAACTTAAATTATGTTTTTGCAAGTGTGGGTGGAGAGATGATGGAAAAGTATAATAAGTATTGGGGTGGCGGTGATAAGATGAACAAAATGATATATTTTGGTATTATTCTTGATCCAAGATACAAGCTAAGGTTTATTGAGTGCACTGTTAAGGATATGtatggagttgaatccaagttTGATAGTGACTTGGTCAAATCTATACAAGAGAGTTTACAAAAGTTGTATGATTGGTATAAGCAAGCTTATgaccaaaaacaaaattctgGACAGCCTCTTGGTAGTGGTGGACAAGCATCCAATTCTGAAACAAATGTTGCTGTTGCATGTTCTTCAATAATGGCTAGAGCCTATGCTTTTGAGCAACATTTAGAGGAACAAGACTCGATTGATAAAGAAAATGAGCTTGAGGGTTATGATTCTACCAAGTGTGTAAAAAAGGATCCAGATTTTGACATTCTTTTATGGTGGAAACGCAATTCAGCTAAATATCCTATTTTATCTACAATGGCTAAAGATATTTTAGCCATACCGGTGTCTATTGCTGCTTCTGAAAGTGCTTTCAGCATAGGAGGAAGAGTCATAGAAACCTACATGACCTCTCTAACAACTGAAATGGCAGGGGCATTAATTTGCACCCAGAATTGGTTAAGGCCTTCTATTACATATTTCAAAGACATGAACCTCATGGAAGATTTTGAGCAATtatctttttttataataaacctttaaatataatttagtcatataataaacttttaaatatttaattataaagaaTACCAGTAAAATTTTAAAGAACCAAAAATCAGAaagattaataattatatatatatatatatatatatatatatatatatatatatatatatatatatatatatatatatatattttgaaaagCAGTAggcaacaaatttttttattttattttaataaagtaatatatataataaaagaaaaaagtataAAACAGGGAACAATTTAGTCCCAAAATTACGAGAACTTAAAAAAGTGTAAGCTTTGACCATTAAGAGAAAATCAATTTCTAAGATACTTCTGGTTAAAAGCATAAAAAAGTAACATAGAAGTTTCGAAAACGAGACCACaacactaattttttttttataagcaaggatTGAATTGTAactgagtactaggggtactcgaacCCGCTTACAAAGAGGAGCAAAACAAGCTCAAAACAAAGAAATTACTGACCAACTGAAATCTACGTTAAGTACAAAAGCGGATTCATACAGAAATCGTAGAAATTACACTTGGAGTAAGCAATTTCTCCAAAAAACGACCATCTCCAAATCTTCAGTTTGATCTCCCACGAAATATCATTAACACTGCAAGTCCCTCCATTAAAAATAACTTCATTTCTCCTCAACCATAAACTCCTAATCACCGCCATCCAAATAACACCCTCCTTACggctttttaatttaaatttcctGGCAAAAGCACTCCAATAGATGAAGCTTTTCCAAGGATTCTCCTCTATTCCCAACTCTATGCCAATCCAAAGCGCAATGTTGTTCCACACCCTTCTCGAAACAGAGCAATCAAAAAGAATATGGGAAAGAGTTTCCTCCTCCTCTGCACAAAAGACACACAACGGATCCGAATTATTTAAGAAAATACCTCTACGAGTAAGTTGGTCTTTAGTCGGTAACCTGTTCAGAAAACATCTCCAAACGAAACCTTTAATGTTGAACGGAACTTCGGAAGACCACATTAACCGCAAGGCTTTAGACAGATTCTCATCAATAGTTGTATCATGGCTACTACCTAACAGTAAGTCATACCCGACCTTGGCACTGTAACCTCCCTCTCTGTCATGCTTCCAGTAAATCGAATCGCTCTCCCCCGACGCTGGAGCCGAAGGCCCTAAGGCAAGCCGAAGCCGATGAATTTCAGCTCTCATCTCTAACGACAGCCTCACCTCTTCAATTCCAAAATTCCCCCACGCCCAGGAATCGTTGTCCCACTTGCCAAAAGCGTGAACCTTCCTCCCCTTCATTAAGCTGGCTGGATAAAGGATGGGGAAAGCTACCATTAGTGCAGATTCACCCTGCCAAACAGATTCCCAGAAGAAAATTGATTTGCCGTTTCCCAGTTTGAAAGAAAGGTTCCCAGCTAGCACCGCTTCCGTGTTACCGTTATCCAAATTCACCAAATCTTTCCACCACACCGAGAAGCACCTCTTATTCCTAACCTCCGCTCCTGCCCCTAACTCAAACTGAGCGATACCATATTTAGACTCCAAGACATTCATCCACAACGAACTCCCACCTTTATGAATCCTCCAACACCACTTGAGCAATAAAGCCCTATTGAACTCTCCTATCTGCTTCACCCCTAAACCCCCCTTCTCGACCGGTTTACAAACCCGATCCCACGATACCCAGTGAACCTTTCTTCTAAAATCTTTTTCTCCCcacaaaaaatttgattgaattcgTTGAATTTCCTTGCAAACTTTCACAGGCGCTTGGTAGAACGAAAGCTGGAAAATAGCGAGGCTCGATAACACCGATTTCAGCAGCGTTATTCTTCCTCCAAAACTCAAAAATTTGTTCTTCCAGTTAGAAAGTTTCGATTTCATCTTCGAAGTAAGGTGGGACCAGGTAGAGCAAAGGCCAGGATTACAACCGATCGGGATCCCAAGAAATCTGAAGGAACTCCCCTCGATCCTGCAAGACAAAAAACAAGCAGCCGCATCCAGAAAACGTTTATCAGTATTGATACCTATGATGCTGCACTTATTAAAATTAACCCGCAAACCCGAGGCTGCTTCAAAAGCTCTAAGCTGGGCCTTGATCACCCAAACCTGCTTCCAGGAAGCTTTGCCCACCATTAGAGTGTCGTCTGCAAACTGCAAAAGGTCTACGTCAC
The Vicia villosa cultivar HV-30 ecotype Madison, WI linkage group LG6, Vvil1.0, whole genome shotgun sequence genome window above contains:
- the LOC131615191 gene encoding zinc finger BED domain-containing protein RICESLEEPER 2-like gives rise to the protein MNGLIGDGEYFHMRCSAHILNFVVNEGLKEKHFSITSLRDVVRFIKLSSHRATKFKECIEFAGITCKKLVCLNVSTRWNATYLMLEVAEKFELTFEKLEDEESSYREFFGKGNPPSSDDWDIVRAFSGFLQANMNLNYVFASVGGEMMEKYNKYWGGGDKMNKMIYFGIILDPRYKLRFIECTVKDMYGVESKFDSDLVKSIQESLQKLYDWYKQAYDQKQNSGQPLGSGGQASNSETNVAVACSSIMARAYAFEQHLEEQDSIDKENELEGYDSTKCVKKDPDFDILLWWKRNSAKYPILSTMAKDILAIPVSIAASESAFSIGGRVIETYMTSLTTEMAGALICTQNWLRPSITYFKDMNLMEDFEQLSFFIINL